One region of Pagrus major chromosome 7, Pma_NU_1.0 genomic DNA includes:
- the LOC141000064 gene encoding E3 SUMO-protein ligase ZBED1-like — MATVGSDFDVEDAQRGLKSPVWQHFGFPIYSKTTGEKWTDKTKTACKYCRRLLPYNGNTSNMQQHISRHHSEKQSEVTPPQRKLPRGQTTLTGGFAAPLHHHNARAQEITAVLAAKQKLLLGPDINEHKLIVDVTTRWNSSLDMLQRYLDLQPAVAAALLSPEVRRNAREIDTLDNLDIRDAEDIMKLLKPLKTVTTVLSDEQNPTVSLIVPLKHTIEQSMLPVEEDSTTVSTMKKAIFNNLSDRYTGPGDNHLLDCTALDPRFRSLPHLTEDQRQDVFQRVKEKAVQMYKQTNSPVEETGGVTDTSASTHAAELPADQADMVDADLQQPTHKKTALEDLLAGTFTENVGTAQGNHMCGIEAELVRYRSEMSISLTSCPLRWWKENSKF; from the exons ATGGCGACAGTAGGCAGTGACTTTGACGTAGAGGATGCACAGCGCGGTCTTAAGTCACCTGTGTGGCAGCATTTCGGATTCCCCATATACTCAAAGACAACCGGTGAGAAATGGacagacaaaaccaaaacagcatGCAAATATTGCAGGAGACTGCTACCATACAACGGCAACACGAGCAACATGCAGCAGCATATTAGCCGCCACCACAGTGAGAAGCAAAGTGAAGTTACGCCACCTCAGCGAAAATTGCCGAGGGGGCAAACTACTCTGACGGGAGGTTTTGCAGCTCCTCTCCATCATCACAACGCAAGAGCGCAAGAAATCACTGCTGTGTTGGCTGCGAAGCAAAAACTACTGCTCGGCCCGGACATCAATGAGCACAAGCTAATTGTGGATGTGACAACACGCTGGAATAGCAGCCTGGACATGTTGCAACGGTATCTCGACCTGCAAccggctgtggctgctgctttGCTTAGCCCCGAAGTCCGTCGCAATGCCCGCGAGATCGACACACTGGACAACTTGGACATCCGTGATGCAGAGGACATCATGAAACTTCTCAAACCTTTAAAGACAGTCACCACCGTGCTAAGTGATGAACAAAACCCAACAGTGTCTCTAATTGTGCCCTTAAAGCACACGATTGAGCAGAGCATGTTGCCTGTGGAAGAGGACTCCACCACTGTGAGCACGATGAAGAAAGCAATCTTCAACAATTTATCAGACAGATACACTGGGCCTGGGGACAACCATCTGCTGGACTGCACTGCCTTAGACCCCAGATTCCGCTCTCTACCTCATCTTACTGAAGATCAGCGCCAGGATGTGTTCCAGAGGGTGAAGGAGAAAGCTGTGCAGATGTACAAACAG ACCAATTCCCCTGTGGAGGAAACTGGAGGTGTAACAGACACCAGTGCCTCTACACATGCAGCAGAGCTGCCTGCTGACCAGGCAGACATGGTGGATGCAGACCTTCAACAACCAACTCACAAGAAGACTGCATTGGAAGATCTCCTAGCAGGGACTTTCACAGAAAATGTAGGGACAGCACAGGGCAATCACATGTGTGGAATTGAGGCAGAACTTGTCAGGTACAGAAGTGAAATGTCTATTTCCCTCACAAGCTGCCCACTGAGATGGTGGAAGGAGAACAGTAAGTTTTAG